The sequence GTCAAAACCTCCGGGATGGAATGGGTGGCAACGCCCGATTCTCCGGATCGTCAACCATGTGCCGCGCAGCGCACCGTGGACGGCCATGGCCTCAAGGCCGTAGGCGCTGCACGAAGGATGGAAACGGCAACGGGGACCCAGCAGAGGGCTCACAAAGGCCCGGTAGAACCGGATCGGAGCCATCAGGATCCTGGCAGCCGGAGAAACTCCGGCGATCTGCTGCGCCGTCATCATCGCCCATCCATGTGAGCCTTGGAAGGCTCTCGCCGCCTGAGTAAACGATCCAGCGCGACGTCGAGTTCGGCGGCAAGGCGCTCGCTTCGCGCGGACGCGGCCGGTGGATTGGCGCGTACAACCAGCAGGCTACCTCTCGGGAGACGGTGAAGACGGTCCCGGATGAGGTGTCTCAACTGACGTTTGACTCGATTTCGGATAACCGCACCTCCCACAGCGCGGCTCACCACAAATCCCACCAAGGGCGGCTCGTCCGCCTCCGCGCGCACGCTCAAGTGCGCGACCAGGGTGGGA comes from Streptosporangium roseum DSM 43021 and encodes:
- the yidD gene encoding membrane protein insertion efficiency factor YidD, which produces MMTAQQIAGVSPAARILMAPIRFYRAFVSPLLGPRCRFHPSCSAYGLEAMAVHGALRGTWLTIRRIGRCHPFHPGGFDPVPPRPVRSDETQGS
- the rnpA gene encoding ribonuclease P protein component; the encoded protein is MLPSGSRMRRGEEFANAVRKGSRAGRPTLVAHLSVRAEADEPPLVGFVVSRAVGGAVIRNRVKRQLRHLIRDRLHRLPRGSLLVVRANPPAASARSERLAAELDVALDRLLRRREPSKAHMDGR